Below is a genomic region from Elusimicrobiota bacterium.
GCGCCGCCGAGTCCCTGGCCCGTCGGGAGGGCTACAAAGCCTTGATCACCGGGGACAGCCTGGGCCAGGTGGCGAGCCAAACCCTCGAAAATTTAAAAGCCGTGCAAACGGAACTGACCTTGCCGGTCTTTCAGCCGGTCATCGCCTACGACAAAGAATCCATCGTCCGGCTGGCACAGCAAATCGGCACCTACGAACCGTCCATCCGCGCTTACAAAGACTGCTGTTCGCTCATGGCCAAAAAACCCAAAACCAACGTGGCCACCCCCGTCGTTCGGCGGCTGGAAGAGCAGTTGGACATGCCCCAATTGATCGAGGAATCCCTGGCCCAGGCCGAAATCTGGGACGGCGCCGCGCTTCGCCCCTGGACCCGGGGGGCGTACAAAGAAAAAACCGGCGGGAAGACCCCGCCGGTTTTTCCGACTTAAATTCCGCCCGCTGGCCGGCGGATTCGATCTCTCCCGCCGATCAATTCTTGTTTTTGGTCACCATGTTCGTCAGGATGCTGATGAATTCCATGGGCAGGGGGAAAAGGATCGTGGTGTTTTTGTCCCGTCCGATCTCCACCGCCGTTTGCAAGTAACGCAACTGAAGCGTGACCGGCTCGGCGGCGATGATTTTGGCCGCCTCGGCCAATTTTTGGGAGGCCTGGAATTCGCCCTCCGCCGCGATGATCTTGGCCCGGCGATCCCGTTCCGCCTCGGCTTGGTGCGCCATGGCCCGCTGCATCTGTTCGGGCACCTGGACGTCTTTCACTTCGACGATGGAAACCTTGATGCCCCAGGGGTCCGTCTGCTGGTCGATGATTTTCTGAAGCGTGGTGTTGATTTTCTCCCGGTGCGACAGCAGCTCGTCGAATTCCACCTGGCCGAGGACGCTCCGCAGGGTGGTTTGGGCGATCTGCGAGGTCGCCAGCATGAAGTCCTGAATTTCAATCACCGCGCGCACGGGGTCGATCACTTTGAAATAGCACACGGCGTTGACCTGGCAGGGGACGTTGTCTTTGGTGATGACCTCCTGAACGGGCACATCCAACGTCACCGTCCGCAAGCCCACCTTGACCATCCGGTCGATCAGCGGCCACAGGAAAAACAGTCCGGGCCCTTTGGCGCCGATCACCCGCCCCAGACGGAAAATCACCCCGCGCTCGTACTCCGGAACCACGCGCACCGCGTTCACGATGACGATGAAGGCGATGATCGCGATGGGCAGAAACCCGATGCCGAATCCAAACATGTGTTGTTCTCCTCTCGATGAACGAACGTCTTAAGACGGCGGCCCCACCCGAAGGCGGGTCCCCAGCACTTCCAAAACTTTCACCCGGTCGCCGGGTTTAAACGCCTCCACCCCGTCCGCGGTCCAGAGGGCCCCTTGGACGAACACCAAACCGTCCGGCCGCACTTCGGCCGTTTGGCCCCGAAGACTTTCCGCGCCGGTGCGCGGCGGCGCCCGCCGGGCCTGGAACACCTTCCGGAGGGCCAAGCCGAAATAGGCCGCCGATCCGGCCAAGGTCCCGACGATGAGAGGCCAGGACACCCGCCCCGCGGGCGAATCGCCGTCGAACAAGAGGAACGAGCCCAGGCCGAAAGCCAGCAGGCCGCCGAAAATTAAAAGCCCGTGGGAGGAGACGATGAGGTCGACGGCCATCATGATCAATCCGGCGACCAAAAGCACCAGCCCGGCGGTGTTGATCGGGAGGATTTGAAGGGAAAAGAAAGCGAGGACCAGGCAGGTGATTCCGGCGATGGCGCCCAGGCCCACCCCCGGCGTTGCGAACTCGTACACGAGGGCGTAAAATCCCAGAACGAGCAACAGGTAGGCGATGTTCGGGTGGCCCAGCACATGAAGGCCCCGTTGGGCGGCGCTCATGGGGTGATCGACCCGGGTCGCGCCGCGAAATCGCAGAGTGAACGTCCGGCCGTTTTTGCGGACGACCCGCCCCTCGAGCCGATCCATCAATTCCGTTTCGTCCGCCGCGAGCAAATCCACCACGTGGTTCGCCAGGGCTTCCTCCGCCGTCAGGGAAACGCTTCGGCGCACCGCGTCTTCCGCCCAGACGGCATTGCGGCCGTGGGCCGTCGCCAATCCGCGGATGTAAGCGGCGGCGTCGGAAAGGACTTTCTCGCCCAGGACGTCGGCGGTGCCCGTGGAGGGCGCCGGGGCGGATCCTCCCGTCGGGCCCCCGCCCAAATTCACGGGGTGGGCGGCGCCCAGATGGGTTTCGGGGGCCAGAGCGGCCACGTCCGCGGCCATCGTCAAAAAAACGCCGGCCGAAGCGGCCCGGGCGCCCCGGGGCGCCACGTGAACGATGACCGGGTAGGGGGCGTTGATCATGGCCTGGACGATGTCCCGGGTGGCGTCCAAAAGCCCCCCGGGCGTATCCAGGCGAAGGATCACGGCACCGACGCCCAGGGCCTCGGCCCGTTGGAAGCCGCTCAAAAGATGGTTTTTGACCGCCGGATCGATCGGACCGTTCACGTCCATGACGAGGACGGGCCGCGGGGCGGCGTCTTCCCCTCGAATTTCCGCGAAGGCCGGAAGGACAATCAGGGCCAATAGCCCAAGGCGCGTGGAGGCCCGCATGGGCCCATTTTACCAGTTCGCAGCCGGTCCGGCGCAAGGGAAGTTCGAAAGTGCCTTTTTTTGCCTTTATTGCCTTTCGCGCTAAAGCAAATTCCATGCCAAGATCCCTTGCAAATAAGCTATGCAGGGGCTATACATGATTCAGATCAGGCTAATAGCTATACACCAAGACCGAAACCCTGGAGGCCCTGATGAGCTTTACGCGCACCTTCCCCTCGATCGTCCGATCGATTTCCCGTGTCCGAAGCGCGATTTTCTCCAATCCAGGCCCCCATCCCCGATTTGTTCAACACGATGACACAACGAAACAAATTCGAGTCGCATCAAACCCTAGGAGGGAACACATGAAGAAAATGGCAAAAGCGCTTCTGATGATGGGCGCGGTGGTGATGGCGGGCGCGGCGATGGCGGCGACGACGGACACGGTGGTGTTGACCGTGACGCCGACGGGAACGAAGAGCCTGTCGATCGACCGGGTGAGCTACGACTTCGGCGCTCTGAACCTGGGCACGACGGGGAACATCTCGTCTTCGTCCACGGTGACGAACGACGGAACGCTGGCGGCGACCTGGGCGATGCGGGTGAGCGTGGACGACGGGGTGTGGGTGGCCAGCACATCGGTGGGCGCGGACCGATACGCCCTGTATTCCCTGCTGAACGCGGCGGCGCCGGTGTCGGCGGACTTCAACTCGGGCGGCGGTTTCGACGACGTGGTGGTGTCGGCGGGCGCGGGCTTGGGCCGGGTGTCCACGGGGACGAACTACACGGGCACGCAGAGCGGCGTGGGCGTCTTGGCGGGCACGACGCGGGGCCTGTGGTTCCGGCTGGACATGCCGACGTCTTCGAGCGTCGCCACCCAGCGGTCCTTCACGGTCGAAGTGGAGGCCCAATAACACCAGCGGCACGGTTTGGATGAGCCTTTCCTAGGTTTGATCGCCGGGTCGGCGGGGTATTTTCCCGCCGACCCGCGGCGGCGGAGAGGCGTCAAGCGGACAACGAGGGAGGACGCACATGATGAAACGGATGAAAGGGCTCTTGATGGCGGGGGCGGTGGTGGTGATGGCGGGCGCGGCGATGGCGGCGACGACGGACACGGTGATTTTGACCGTGACGCCGACGGGGACGAAGAGCCTGTCGATCGACCGGGTGAGCTACGACTTCGGCGCTCTGAACCTGGCCACGACGGGCAACATTTCGTCGTCGTCCACGGTGACGAACGACGGAACGCTGGCGGCGACTTGGGCGGCGCGGGTGAGCGTGGACGACGGGGTGTGGGTCGCCAGCGACACGGTGGGCGCGGACCGTTACGCCCTGTACGCCCTGCTGAACGCGGCGGCGCCGGTGTCGGCGGACTTCAACTCCAGCGGCGGCCAGGACGACGTGGTGGTGTCGGCGGGCGCGGGCTTGGGCCGGGTGTCCACGGGGACGAACTACACGGGCACGCAGAGCGGCGTGGGCGTCTTGGCGGGCGCGACGCGGGGCCTGTGGTTCCGGCTGGACATGCCGACGTCTTCGAGCGTCGCCACCCAGCGGTCCTTCACGGTCGAAGTCGAGGCTCAATAACAATCCCGGGCGGGGCGGACGTCGTTTCGTTCGTTTACGCCCGATGAACGACAGCACGAACAACATCGACAAAAAATGGAGAACGACATGGCAAGCGGTTTGAAGCGTCGAACGCGGTGGGGCGCCCTGGCGGGGTTGGCGGTCATCGCCGTCCCTCTTTGGGCGAAGCTGTCTTTGGGGGTCCGTTTCCCGGACATCGTCCTGGAAAACGTCAACCCGGGGATGGTCTTGAACCTCCGGCAGGCCAAGGGAATGCCTTACGTCGTCATCAACCAGTCCGACTTTCCCGTGGACGTGGTGGTGGACGTGGAGCTCCCGGGCCCGCAACACATCGACCCCAAAGAAGGCTACGAGCCCGCTCCGACCAAGGAGTGGGTTCAGGTGGTGCCCAATCGGTTCCGGTTGGGGGCCGGCGACATCGGAACGGCGGAAGTCATCCTGTCCGTGCCCAAGGACCCGGCCCTGATCGGCAAGCACTACCAAATCAACCTGCACGCGCGCAGTCTCGGCACCGGGCAATTGGCCCTGGCGGTGAACCATTACATCCGGTTCTCGGTCGGGTCCATGGGACCGGGCGCCTTGGCCAAGGAGAAAAACCGCGTGGCGGTGGGCAAGCTGGACTTGGACATGACGCCGACGTTGCGTCTGGACAAAGTGCCCTTGGGCAAACCCATCGCCCTGGAGGTCTTGGGGGGGACGCTGAAAATCACCAACCGCGGCGACGATCCGGTCAAGCTGAAATTCGCCAGCAACCGCGTTATCGCCAGTTTGCGCGAACCGGGATGGACCGATCCACCCCATCCCGAATGGCTGTCCATGAAACCCGCGGTCGTCAAGGTCAAGCCGAACCAAGTCAAACCGGTGAAGCTTTTCCTGAACATTCCGGACGCGCCGGAAAACCACGGGCAAAAATTCCAATTCCTGATCACGGCGGAATTGGCCGACCTGGGAATCCCGCTTCAGTATTACTCCCGGGTCTACGTGACCACGGAATGAGGGGATCCCGTTGATTCCCCATTTCCGAAAGGGTTCCAACCGGCGGGGCGATCGGCGACCCCCCGGGGAAACGCCTTAATAGAGGTACCTAAGGATAAGGAGTTGAGCGACTCTTGAGCGCGACAAACGGTCGAACGATCTTCCGGCGGCTTCTGCCGGGGTTCCTGTGGGGAACCCTGTTGCAGGGGCTCTTGGTCTTTGGAGGCCTCCCCCTGGGAGCGGCCCCCACGGACTCGCTGTCGTTCACCGTCTCCATCGTGGACGCCGACCCGCCCGCGGCCATCGCCGACGTCAGTGCCTCGTCGACCGTGACCCCGGGTCAAGCGGTGCTCACCTGGACCGCGCCCGACGAGGACGCTGTGGGCCTGAACGGCGAGGCCGTTCAATCCTACGTGGTCAAATACGCCACCTTCTCCATCGCGAGCCTGGGCGGCAATTCCGCCCTCTGGTGGACCCTGGCCTCCACCGCGCCCTT
It encodes:
- a CDS encoding slipin family protein, encoding MFGFGIGFLPIAIIAFIVIVNAVRVVPEYERGVIFRLGRVIGAKGPGLFFLWPLIDRMVKVGLRTVTLDVPVQEVITKDNVPCQVNAVCYFKVIDPVRAVIEIQDFMLATSQIAQTTLRSVLGQVEFDELLSHREKINTTLQKIIDQQTDPWGIKVSIVEVKDVQVPEQMQRAMAHQAEAERDRRAKIIAAEGEFQASQKLAEAAKIIAAEPVTLQLRYLQTAVEIGRDKNTTILFPLPMEFISILTNMVTKNKN
- a CDS encoding nodulation protein NfeD, encoding MRASTRLGLLALIVLPAFAEIRGEDAAPRPVLVMDVNGPIDPAVKNHLLSGFQRAEALGVGAVILRLDTPGGLLDATRDIVQAMINAPYPVIVHVAPRGARAASAGVFLTMAADVAALAPETHLGAAHPVNLGGGPTGGSAPAPSTGTADVLGEKVLSDAAAYIRGLATAHGRNAVWAEDAVRRSVSLTAEEALANHVVDLLAADETELMDRLEGRVVRKNGRTFTLRFRGATRVDHPMSAAQRGLHVLGHPNIAYLLLVLGFYALVYEFATPGVGLGAIAGITCLVLAFFSLQILPINTAGLVLLVAGLIMMAVDLIVSSHGLLIFGGLLAFGLGSFLLFDGDSPAGRVSWPLIVGTLAGSAAYFGLALRKVFQARRAPPRTGAESLRGQTAEVRPDGLVFVQGALWTADGVEAFKPGDRVKVLEVLGTRLRVGPPS